Proteins encoded together in one Chryseobacterium sp. G0201 window:
- the rplS gene encoding 50S ribosomal protein L19, with protein MDLLKYVQDKYITKKEFPEFKAGDTITVYYEIKEGQKTRTQFFKGTVIQLRGTGSTKTFTIRKMSGDVGVERVFPINMPALQKIELDRKGKVRRSRIYYFRDLRGKKARIKDASYKKK; from the coding sequence ATGGATTTATTAAAGTACGTACAAGACAAGTACATTACAAAAAAAGAATTTCCTGAATTCAAAGCTGGTGATACAATCACTGTTTATTACGAAATTAAGGAAGGACAAAAAACAAGAACTCAGTTCTTCAAAGGAACAGTTATCCAATTAAGAGGTACTGGTTCTACAAAAACTTTCACAATCAGAAAAATGTCTGGTGATGTAGGTGTAGAAAGAGTATTCCCTATCAACATGCCTGCTCTTCAAAAAATTGAACTTGACAGAAAAGGTAAAGTTAGAAGATCTAGAATCTATTACTTCAGAGATCTTAGAGGTAAGAAAGCTAGAATTAAAGATGCTTCTTACAAGAAGAAATAA
- a CDS encoding fibronectin type III domain-containing protein: MKHYLFFFFFVVQMTFGQALYPYLQNPTSNSMIVNWKTSSNNETTVIYGNSPTSLNVTVTGTTNIFSDTGYNNNYYYHTAKITNLLPNTKYYYKIKTGTSESAVYNFRTLPLPGQPVTANGKIRFLIMGDNQIKAEPRYDTLTLNAFKKLKQKFGATSDPSDNVALTFMVGDQVDVGTLDHYENVHFKKNINLSPYLPIQTTVGNHETYGTMGMNSYYAHFYIDEIKYKNISSGNENYYAQQAGNVLFISLSSEHTGSAQQTWLQQILNEANNDPTVDWIISLSHRPYQAEQYVGDISTWVRNNAVPLLTTSNKYLMHVGAHHHLYHRGQLKDSPNYQLISGGVAWDQYWGMSTEQDFDDVQKTLTDWTYQIVEVDVTNGKVDVECYSIGGVYNKKNNELIDTFHRYKNQPKPAKPSITNTFSAPITLPLTLNGSTFSSSSNELLNTTQFLISKAADFSVIEKEFYRDYENWFGKDGNGTPDKTKNLNAGVDITKATIGTNSISNGTYYVKTRYRDRNLEWSDWSDVKQFEVIGSVVSNPTFVLDKTEYTQNSPITATYTGGPGNQQDWVGIYKKGQSPAGVTSQGFIYTNGQTAGTALFINGLPNKGQYYAGFFANNGYTEITPRKNFYVGPKVVLQATADTYPVGGTVTINFSNGPNLVKDWIGIYKMGQTPGTNTSIKWDYVTTAAGTLNFTGLPKGYYYATYLLEDGYTSIGEKIFFKVGDIVTELWTNKPVYTLGESITASWTDSPGIIKDWLGIYPQNIQTTDDNFVSYTYFDGVTQGTKTIQGTAIPATPGNYYMVMFTNDSYTEVSNRVQFQVSGPTLGTDEVHNSTTKNVVLYPNPTKPGEPTFIKSDYPIDKIELLSANGDLLYESKNINNQRFSLVNENLPKGVYFVKVHTRKLFTLKLIIQ; this comes from the coding sequence ATGAAACACTACTTATTTTTTTTCTTTTTTGTCGTCCAGATGACATTTGGACAGGCTTTGTATCCGTATTTACAAAATCCGACATCAAATTCTATGATCGTTAATTGGAAGACTTCTTCTAATAATGAAACTACCGTTATTTACGGAAATTCTCCGACAAGCTTGAATGTTACCGTTACAGGAACGACCAACATTTTTTCCGATACAGGATATAATAACAATTATTATTATCACACGGCGAAAATCACCAACTTATTGCCGAACACAAAATATTACTATAAAATAAAAACAGGAACTAGCGAATCTGCAGTTTATAATTTCAGAACACTGCCTTTGCCGGGACAGCCTGTAACAGCGAACGGAAAAATTCGTTTCCTGATTATGGGAGACAACCAGATCAAAGCTGAACCAAGATATGATACGTTGACTTTAAATGCTTTTAAGAAATTAAAGCAAAAATTCGGAGCAACTTCAGATCCTTCCGATAATGTAGCTTTGACCTTTATGGTTGGAGATCAGGTAGATGTGGGAACTTTGGATCATTACGAAAATGTACATTTTAAAAAGAATATTAATTTGTCACCTTATCTTCCGATTCAAACTACCGTTGGAAACCATGAAACTTACGGAACAATGGGGATGAATTCTTATTACGCCCATTTCTATATTGATGAAATTAAATATAAAAACATCAGCTCAGGAAATGAGAATTATTATGCTCAACAAGCTGGAAATGTTTTGTTTATCAGTTTAAGTTCAGAACATACGGGTTCAGCTCAGCAAACTTGGCTTCAACAGATTTTAAATGAAGCAAATAATGATCCTACAGTAGATTGGATCATCTCATTAAGTCACAGACCTTACCAGGCTGAGCAATATGTAGGAGATATTTCGACTTGGGTTAGAAATAATGCCGTTCCGCTTTTAACAACATCTAATAAATATTTGATGCATGTTGGGGCTCACCACCATTTGTATCACAGAGGACAGTTGAAAGATTCACCAAATTATCAACTGATTTCCGGTGGAGTGGCTTGGGATCAATATTGGGGAATGTCTACCGAGCAGGATTTTGATGATGTTCAGAAAACATTGACAGACTGGACATATCAAATCGTAGAAGTTGATGTTACCAATGGAAAAGTTGATGTTGAATGCTACTCAATCGGTGGGGTTTACAATAAAAAGAATAATGAATTAATTGATACATTCCACAGGTATAAAAATCAGCCAAAACCTGCGAAACCATCAATTACGAATACTTTTTCAGCGCCAATAACGTTGCCTTTGACATTAAACGGAAGTACATTTTCATCATCAAGCAACGAATTATTAAATACAACTCAGTTTTTAATAAGTAAAGCTGCTGATTTTTCTGTTATTGAAAAAGAATTCTACAGAGATTACGAAAACTGGTTTGGGAAAGACGGAAACGGAACGCCTGATAAAACTAAAAACTTAAATGCCGGAGTTGACATCACTAAAGCTACTATTGGAACCAATTCTATTTCAAACGGAACTTATTATGTAAAAACCCGTTACAGAGACAGAAACTTAGAGTGGAGCGACTGGAGTGATGTGAAACAGTTTGAAGTTATTGGAAGTGTGGTTTCTAATCCAACATTTGTTTTAGATAAAACCGAATATACACAAAACTCACCTATCACAGCTACTTACACAGGTGGCCCAGGAAATCAGCAGGATTGGGTTGGAATTTATAAAAAAGGACAAAGCCCTGCAGGAGTAACATCTCAAGGTTTTATTTATACTAACGGACAAACTGCCGGAACAGCTCTTTTCATAAATGGTTTGCCTAATAAAGGTCAATATTACGCAGGATTTTTTGCCAATAACGGTTACACAGAAATTACGCCAAGAAAAAATTTCTATGTAGGGCCAAAAGTAGTACTACAGGCAACTGCAGATACGTATCCTGTGGGCGGAACAGTAACTATTAATTTCAGTAATGGTCCAAATTTAGTAAAAGACTGGATCGGAATTTACAAAATGGGACAAACTCCCGGAACAAATACTTCGATCAAATGGGATTATGTAACGACAGCAGCAGGAACGCTTAATTTTACAGGACTTCCGAAAGGATATTATTATGCTACCTATTTGCTTGAAGACGGATATACATCAATTGGAGAGAAAATTTTCTTTAAAGTGGGAGACATTGTTACCGAACTTTGGACGAATAAACCGGTTTATACTTTAGGTGAAAGTATCACGGCTTCTTGGACGGATTCTCCGGGAATCATCAAAGACTGGTTGGGAATTTACCCTCAAAATATCCAGACTACGGATGATAATTTTGTTTCTTACACGTATTTTGATGGCGTAACGCAGGGAACAAAAACAATTCAGGGGACAGCAATTCCTGCCACACCTGGGAATTATTATATGGTAATGTTTACCAACGATTCTTATACAGAGGTTTCAAACAGAGTGCAGTTTCAGGTTTCAGGACCAACGTTAGGAACGGATGAAGTTCATAACAGTACAACTAAAAACGTAGTTTTATATCCAAATCCTACAAAACCGGGTGAACCGACATTTATCAAAAGTGATTATCCGATTGATAAAATTGAATTACTTTCTGCCAATGGAGATCTATTGTATGAATCTAAAAACATCAATAATCAAAGATTTTCTTTGGTGAATGAAAACCTTCCAAAAGGAGTATATTTTGTGAAAGTTCATACAAGAAAATTATTTACGTTGAAATTGATTATTCAGTAG
- a CDS encoding DoxX family protein, which translates to MEKENLIKVGDVFYVICRISIGLFFLITGFNKLFHPVFQGYMLKTITSLGFSNPQFMANFVAFNEMFWGLLLLLGLLTRFSSFALIIVILVALFTKDIHSIPTELIPIDPKVGNRSMDSFTWLSYFFYLPQVLYIMILGLFSLYGYKAFGVDRFIKRKKADPYI; encoded by the coding sequence ATGGAAAAAGAAAATCTAATTAAAGTTGGAGACGTATTTTATGTAATCTGCAGAATAAGCATCGGTTTATTTTTCTTAATTACGGGTTTCAACAAGCTATTTCATCCTGTTTTTCAAGGTTATATGTTGAAAACCATTACAAGTCTGGGCTTTTCAAACCCGCAGTTTATGGCCAATTTTGTTGCTTTCAACGAAATGTTCTGGGGATTATTATTGCTTTTAGGATTACTGACAAGATTCAGCTCATTTGCTTTAATTATTGTGATACTTGTCGCTCTTTTTACGAAAGATATTCATTCTATTCCGACAGAATTAATTCCGATCGATCCTAAAGTTGGGAATCGTTCAATGGATAGTTTTACCTGGCTTAGTTATTTCTTCTATCTTCCGCAGGTTTTATACATTATGATCTTAGGATTATTTTCATTGTATGGTTACAAAGCTTTCGGTGTTGACAGATTTATTAAACGAAAAAAAGCCGATCCTTATATATAA
- a CDS encoding CoA transferase subunit A, with the protein MIDKRVKNSKEAIDGINDGMTLMLGGFGLCGIPENSINALVESDVKDLTCISNNAGVDDFGLGLLLHKRQIKKMISSYVGENAEFERQMLSGELDVELTPQGTLAEKCRAAQAGIPAFYTPAGFGTEVAEGKEVKHFKGKPHILEHAYEADFSIVKAWKGDHAGNLIFKGSARNFNHPMAGAAKITIAEVEELVAPGELDPNQIHIPGIMIQRIFQGEKFEKRIEQRTVRKKD; encoded by the coding sequence ATGATAGATAAAAGAGTAAAAAATTCAAAGGAAGCCATCGACGGAATTAATGATGGAATGACTTTAATGTTGGGTGGTTTTGGACTTTGCGGGATTCCTGAAAACTCAATTAATGCTTTGGTAGAGAGCGATGTGAAGGATTTAACATGTATTTCAAATAATGCAGGCGTTGATGATTTCGGATTGGGATTATTGCTTCATAAAAGACAAATTAAGAAGATGATTTCTTCTTATGTAGGAGAAAATGCAGAGTTTGAAAGACAAATGCTTTCAGGAGAATTAGACGTTGAATTAACTCCACAGGGAACTCTTGCTGAAAAATGCAGAGCCGCACAAGCCGGAATTCCTGCTTTTTACACCCCTGCAGGTTTCGGAACAGAAGTGGCAGAAGGTAAAGAAGTAAAACATTTTAAGGGAAAACCTCATATTTTAGAACACGCTTACGAAGCAGATTTTTCTATCGTTAAAGCTTGGAAAGGCGATCATGCAGGAAACCTTATTTTCAAAGGATCAGCAAGAAATTTTAACCATCCAATGGCTGGTGCCGCGAAGATTACCATTGCAGAAGTGGAAGAATTGGTAGCACCGGGAGAATTAGATCCTAACCAGATTCACATTCCGGGAATTATGATTCAGAGAATTTTCCAAGGTGAAAAATTTGAAAAAAGAATTGAACAGAGAACGGTTAGAAAAAAAGACTAA
- a CDS encoding ABC transporter ATP-binding protein has product MKILLKYLKPYKWLIAFSLFLATINQVFSLFAPAITGNILDKLVTHPNFFDKEKLLPRNMDQYLYGEGIYHGVFYFLGLLIGTAMISRIAKAFQDYAVSVITQKFGAKIFTDGLKHSMALPYQEFEDQRSGETLSILTKVREDTVKFITSFINIFFGILVSIIFVSIYAIRLHWSIMPVYICGIFLIAFITNLLSKRIKSIQKNIVSETTALAGSTTESLRNIEIVKSLGLTNQEVIRLNNNTYKILGLELRKVKSIRSLSFIQGTMVNFLQQMITMTLLLLIFKNIVTPGQYLSLMFYGFFIFGPMQEIGNIIISYREAEASLFNFDNLMKKDVEEKPLQPKQIGAIEELEFKHVSFKHQSAQYKALNNISFDVKNGETIAFVGPSGSGKSTLVKLLVGLYRPQEGNIFYNSINGKEFDFDELRNQIGFVTQDTQLFAGTIKENLLFVNPNATEVDLEIALQKSSCTALLERAEKGIETVIGEGGLKLSGGEKQRIAIARALLRKPHLLIFDEATSALDSITEEEITSTIKDISKEKEQITVLIAHRLSTIMHADRIYVLERGQVIEMGSHDNLIAEKGLYYAMWRQQIGERKMLISPEA; this is encoded by the coding sequence ATGAAAATACTTTTAAAATACTTAAAGCCTTATAAATGGTTGATCGCCTTTTCTTTATTTTTGGCCACCATTAATCAGGTTTTCTCTTTATTTGCGCCAGCCATTACAGGTAATATCCTTGATAAACTGGTTACGCATCCCAATTTTTTTGATAAAGAAAAGCTCCTTCCAAGAAATATGGACCAATATTTATATGGAGAAGGAATTTATCATGGCGTCTTTTACTTTTTAGGATTACTTATCGGAACGGCGATGATAAGCCGAATTGCTAAAGCTTTTCAGGATTATGCAGTAAGTGTGATTACTCAAAAATTTGGTGCGAAAATCTTCACAGACGGTTTAAAACATTCAATGGCATTGCCTTATCAGGAATTTGAAGACCAAAGAAGTGGTGAAACCTTGTCGATTTTAACTAAAGTAAGGGAAGATACTGTAAAATTTATTACCAGTTTTATTAATATTTTCTTCGGAATTTTGGTGAGTATTATTTTCGTTTCTATTTATGCTATTCGTCTGCACTGGTCGATCATGCCTGTATACATTTGCGGAATTTTCCTGATTGCATTTATCACCAATCTATTAAGCAAAAGAATAAAAAGCATTCAAAAAAATATTGTTTCGGAAACTACTGCTTTGGCGGGAAGTACAACGGAAAGTTTAAGAAATATTGAAATTGTTAAAAGTTTAGGATTAACCAATCAGGAAGTGATCCGTCTGAATAATAATACGTACAAGATTCTTGGACTTGAACTTAGGAAGGTGAAAAGTATCCGTTCTTTAAGTTTTATTCAGGGAACAATGGTGAATTTTCTTCAACAGATGATTACCATGACCTTATTATTATTAATTTTTAAAAACATTGTAACTCCCGGACAATATTTGTCTTTAATGTTTTATGGATTCTTCATTTTTGGCCCGATGCAGGAAATCGGGAATATTATCATTTCTTACCGTGAAGCAGAAGCTTCCCTTTTTAATTTTGATAATTTAATGAAAAAAGATGTGGAAGAAAAACCTCTTCAGCCAAAACAAATTGGTGCTATTGAAGAATTAGAATTTAAACATGTTTCTTTCAAACACCAATCTGCTCAATATAAAGCTTTAAACAATATTTCTTTTGATGTTAAAAACGGGGAAACCATTGCTTTTGTAGGACCAAGCGGCTCAGGGAAAAGTACGTTGGTAAAGTTGCTGGTTGGATTATACAGACCTCAGGAGGGAAATATTTTCTACAATTCTATTAATGGAAAAGAGTTTGATTTTGACGAACTGAGAAATCAGATTGGTTTTGTAACCCAAGACACCCAGCTTTTTGCAGGAACGATCAAAGAAAATCTTCTTTTTGTAAATCCTAATGCTACAGAAGTTGATCTGGAAATTGCTTTACAGAAATCAAGCTGTACCGCATTGCTGGAAAGAGCAGAAAAAGGTATTGAAACTGTTATCGGCGAAGGCGGATTGAAATTAAGCGGCGGAGAAAAACAAAGAATCGCCATCGCAAGAGCACTTTTAAGAAAGCCACATTTATTGATTTTTGATGAAGCAACTTCAGCTCTGGACAGTATTACCGAAGAAGAAATAACCTCTACAATAAAGGATATTTCCAAAGAAAAGGAGCAAATCACCGTTCTTATTGCCCATCGTTTAAGCACAATCATGCATGCAGACCGAATTTATGTATTGGAACGCGGACAAGTCATAGAAATGGGCTCTCATGATAATTTGATTGCTGAAAAAGGATTATACTACGCCATGTGGCGACAACAAATCGGAGAAAGAAAAATGCTTATTTCGCCAGAAGCATAA
- a CDS encoding CoA transferase subunit B: MLTKEQIAQRISKELKDRYYVNLGIGIPTLVANYVPDGISVEFQSENGVLGMGPFPFEGEEDADVINAGKQTITILEGGSFFDSAFSFGMIRGQKVDLTILGAMEVSENGDIANWKIPGKMVKGMGGAMDLVASAENIIVAMMHVNKAGESKILKKCTLPLTGVNCVKRVVTELAVLDVTPAGFKLVERAPGISVEHIIKSTEADLIIEGEIPEMQF, encoded by the coding sequence ATGCTCACAAAAGAACAAATTGCTCAAAGAATTTCAAAAGAACTCAAAGACCGTTACTATGTAAACCTTGGAATAGGAATCCCTACTTTGGTTGCTAACTACGTTCCAGACGGTATTTCCGTAGAATTTCAAAGTGAAAACGGAGTGTTGGGAATGGGACCTTTCCCTTTTGAAGGCGAAGAAGATGCGGATGTCATCAACGCCGGAAAACAAACGATCACTATTCTGGAAGGTGGTTCATTTTTCGACTCTGCATTCAGTTTCGGGATGATCAGAGGTCAGAAAGTAGATCTTACGATTCTTGGAGCAATGGAAGTTTCTGAAAATGGAGACATTGCCAACTGGAAAATCCCTGGAAAGATGGTAAAAGGAATGGGTGGTGCCATGGATTTGGTAGCTTCTGCTGAAAATATTATCGTTGCGATGATGCACGTTAATAAAGCTGGAGAAAGCAAAATCTTAAAAAAATGTACACTTCCTTTAACCGGTGTAAATTGTGTGAAAAGAGTAGTGACAGAATTAGCTGTTCTAGACGTTACTCCGGCTGGTTTCAAATTGGTTGAAAGAGCACCGGGCATTTCAGTAGAACACATTATAAAATCTACAGAAGCAGATCTGATCATTGAAGGTGAAATTCCTGAAATGCAATTCTAA
- a CDS encoding DUF4197 domain-containing protein, giving the protein MMRKTILLAGVLLFSVSAQAQILDIIKSTVKDKTGVDLNTPVKTSTSTSNTTTTPTKSTSTSPINLGSLTSTQISSGLKEALNLGVTEGVKKLAVTDGFFKNEAVKILMPEKLRKIDTTLRAVGLGSLADQGVKLLNRAAEDAVTEATPIFTKAITSMTITDAKNILLGSDNAATSYLQSKTQSQLFTAFQPKVKASLGKVGADSVWKSIITKYNTFTGQAVTTDINEYVTTETINGVFKMVAQKESGIRDTPAMRTTSILQKVFGAQDGK; this is encoded by the coding sequence ATGATGAGAAAAACAATTTTATTAGCCGGCGTACTATTATTTTCAGTTTCTGCACAGGCGCAAATTTTAGATATTATAAAATCTACCGTGAAAGATAAAACAGGAGTTGACCTTAATACTCCTGTAAAAACAAGCACATCAACCTCCAATACAACTACAACTCCCACAAAATCGACTTCTACATCTCCTATCAATTTAGGTAGCCTAACTTCAACCCAAATTTCCTCCGGGCTAAAGGAAGCTTTAAATCTTGGAGTAACTGAAGGCGTGAAAAAATTAGCTGTTACAGACGGTTTTTTTAAAAATGAAGCCGTAAAAATTTTAATGCCTGAAAAGCTTAGAAAAATTGACACTACGCTTCGTGCCGTTGGATTGGGAAGTTTGGCAGATCAAGGTGTAAAACTGCTTAACAGAGCTGCTGAAGATGCGGTAACTGAGGCAACTCCAATTTTTACCAAAGCGATTACTTCAATGACCATTACAGATGCAAAAAATATCCTTTTAGGCTCTGATAATGCGGCTACAAGCTATTTACAATCCAAAACACAAAGTCAATTGTTTACTGCTTTTCAACCAAAAGTGAAAGCTTCATTGGGAAAAGTGGGTGCTGACAGCGTTTGGAAAAGTATTATTACAAAATATAATACATTCACAGGACAAGCTGTAACGACGGATATTAATGAATATGTTACTACAGAAACCATCAACGGAGTTTTTAAAATGGTAGCCCAAAAAGAAAGCGGAATCAGAGATACTCCTGCTATGAGAACAACTTCTATTTTACAGAAGGTTTTTGGAGCACAGGATGGAAAATAA
- a CDS encoding family 20 glycosylhydrolase has protein sequence MIRAFLLFFTLVSTAIFSQKKLNLIPYPQKVQINEGKFAIPDIIMLNSDLPKEETEYFKKKEGSNLKFRNSDKAEAHLVYSQLPKSGNSKQNDEFYTLEITPKQILIKSYTKQGYFLALQTLIQLFEEFKNDKQIPALKIEDQPKFAWRGMHLDVCRHFFTVEEVKQYIDYLAMYKLNTFHWHLTDDQGWRIEIKKYPKLTQIGSKRKESMIGAYVDNTFDGKPYGTYFYTQDQIKDVVKYAQDRHITVVPEIEMPGHALAALAAYPELACTKGPFEPATKWGVFDDVFCPKDETFKFLENVLDEVITLFSSQYIHIGGDECPKTRWKECAHCQELIKKNNLKDEHGLQSYFIHRIEKYVNSKGRKIIGWDEILEGGLAPNAAVMSWTGVNGGIEAAKSKHFAVMTPGSFCYFDHYQGDPQSEPNAFGGFTPLDKVYSYNPIPNELNAEQAKYILGVQANLWTEYIEDFKQVQYMIFPRLMALSEVGWGTSDPKNYKEFEGRVINEFKVLDNMDVNYAKSIYNVSGKVIPNNNGVVYELSTSQNPSGIRYTLDGTDPTTNSQAYQNPIPVSKSMTIKSAYFENGQLKSAISAQQFTTSKTTGKNITLEQQPSENYSFGGAFTLIDGIIGNQRQLGKTWLGFQGKDVVATIDLGNKTQFSEVSFNTLENKGSWIHMAKSAQIFVSDDNKNFKMIKEIGKDEIQNTKGKIKLNIGNQNSKYIKLKIENAGIIPAGNPGADSKAWLFVDEIGAN, from the coding sequence ATGATACGAGCTTTTTTACTGTTTTTTACATTAGTTTCAACTGCAATTTTTTCTCAAAAAAAACTGAATTTAATTCCTTATCCTCAAAAAGTTCAAATAAATGAGGGAAAATTTGCTATTCCAGACATTATTATGTTAAATAGTGATTTGCCGAAAGAAGAAACAGAATACTTTAAAAAGAAGGAAGGCTCAAATCTGAAATTTCGAAATTCCGATAAAGCAGAAGCACATTTGGTATATTCTCAGTTACCAAAATCGGGAAATTCCAAGCAAAATGATGAGTTTTACACTCTTGAGATTACTCCAAAACAGATTCTCATAAAATCTTATACAAAACAAGGATATTTTTTAGCACTTCAAACATTGATTCAATTATTTGAAGAATTTAAAAATGATAAACAAATTCCAGCGTTAAAAATTGAAGATCAACCCAAATTCGCATGGCGAGGAATGCATTTGGATGTTTGCCGTCATTTCTTCACAGTGGAAGAGGTAAAACAGTACATCGATTATTTAGCAATGTATAAATTGAATACATTTCATTGGCATTTAACAGACGATCAGGGTTGGAGAATTGAAATTAAAAAATATCCGAAATTAACACAAATCGGTTCAAAACGTAAAGAATCCATGATCGGAGCTTATGTTGACAATACCTTCGACGGAAAGCCTTACGGAACTTATTTTTATACCCAGGATCAAATAAAAGATGTTGTAAAATATGCTCAGGATAGACACATCACAGTTGTTCCGGAAATTGAAATGCCCGGTCACGCATTGGCTGCATTAGCGGCTTATCCTGAATTGGCTTGTACAAAAGGACCTTTCGAGCCCGCGACAAAATGGGGTGTTTTTGATGATGTTTTTTGTCCGAAAGATGAAACTTTCAAATTTTTAGAAAATGTTTTAGATGAGGTTATTACGCTTTTCTCATCACAATATATCCACATCGGAGGTGATGAATGCCCGAAAACAAGATGGAAGGAATGCGCTCATTGTCAGGAATTAATCAAGAAAAATAATTTGAAGGATGAACACGGTTTACAAAGTTATTTCATCCACAGAATTGAAAAATATGTTAATTCTAAAGGCAGAAAAATCATTGGCTGGGACGAGATTTTGGAAGGCGGATTAGCGCCAAACGCTGCCGTAATGAGTTGGACAGGCGTAAACGGTGGAATTGAAGCTGCAAAATCAAAACATTTTGCCGTAATGACTCCAGGATCTTTTTGTTATTTTGATCATTATCAAGGAGATCCGCAATCTGAGCCCAACGCCTTTGGTGGATTTACTCCTTTAGATAAAGTTTATTCTTATAACCCGATTCCGAATGAATTGAATGCTGAACAGGCAAAATATATTTTGGGAGTTCAGGCGAATTTATGGACAGAATATATTGAAGATTTTAAACAGGTTCAATACATGATTTTCCCAAGATTGATGGCGCTTTCAGAAGTTGGTTGGGGAACTTCAGATCCTAAAAATTATAAAGAATTTGAAGGAAGAGTTATCAACGAGTTCAAAGTGTTGGATAACATGGATGTGAATTATGCAAAAAGCATTTACAACGTTTCAGGAAAGGTAATTCCAAATAATAATGGAGTGGTTTACGAACTTTCAACTTCACAAAACCCAAGCGGAATCCGATATACATTAGACGGAACAGATCCGACTACAAATTCTCAGGCTTACCAAAATCCAATTCCTGTTTCAAAATCAATGACGATAAAATCAGCTTATTTTGAAAACGGACAACTGAAAAGTGCAATTTCCGCTCAACAATTTACAACGTCAAAGACTACAGGAAAAAATATTACGTTAGAACAACAGCCAAGCGAAAATTATTCTTTCGGTGGAGCCTTCACCTTAATTGACGGAATTATTGGAAACCAAAGACAGCTAGGAAAGACATGGCTAGGTTTTCAAGGAAAAGATGTTGTGGCAACGATTGATTTAGGAAATAAAACTCAATTTTCGGAAGTATCTTTTAATACCTTAGAAAATAAAGGAAGCTGGATTCACATGGCAAAATCAGCACAGATTTTTGTTTCTGATGATAATAAAAATTTTAAAATGATTAAAGAAATCGGGAAAGACGAGATCCAGAATACAAAAGGAAAAATTAAATTAAATATAGGAAATCAAAACTCAAAATATATTAAACTCAAAATAGAAAACGCAGGAATTATTCCGGCTGGAAATCCCGGAGCAGACTCAAAAGCTTGGCTTTTTGTTGATGAAATTGGTGCAAACTAA
- a CDS encoding isoaspartyl peptidase/L-asparaginase family protein → MNSRRKFLKNTALASSALLLNPLDLIAKDLPETHNKVINKPIVISTWNFGLKANEEAWTILSKGGRALDAVEKGVRLVEDDPTERSVGYGGRPDRDGRVTLDACIMDENYNIGSVACIENIKNPISVARAVMEKTPHVMLVGDGALQFAVSQGFKKENILTPESEKEWKEWLKDSKYQPIVNIENHDTIGMIALDAQGNLSGACTTSGMAFKMHGRVGDSPIIGAGLFVDNEVGAATATGHGEEVIRMVGTHLVVELMRQGKNPQQACKEAVERIVQITKKRNKNLKDIQVGFIALNKKGEYGSYCIQDGFNYAVYDQKGNRLEKPEFALK, encoded by the coding sequence ATGAACTCACGCAGAAAATTTCTAAAAAATACAGCACTCGCATCTTCAGCATTACTGTTGAATCCATTGGATTTAATTGCTAAAGATCTCCCTGAAACTCATAATAAAGTTATAAACAAACCGATCGTCATTTCCACATGGAATTTTGGGTTAAAAGCCAATGAAGAAGCTTGGACGATACTAAGTAAAGGCGGAAGAGCTTTGGATGCGGTAGAAAAAGGCGTTCGTTTGGTAGAAGATGATCCGACAGAAAGAAGTGTAGGTTACGGCGGACGTCCTGACAGAGACGGAAGAGTGACGTTGGATGCCTGTATTATGGATGAAAATTACAATATCGGTTCAGTTGCTTGTATAGAAAATATTAAAAATCCAATTTCTGTAGCGAGAGCTGTAATGGAAAAAACGCCGCACGTGATGTTGGTGGGTGATGGTGCTTTACAATTTGCAGTTTCTCAAGGTTTTAAAAAAGAAAATATTTTAACTCCAGAATCCGAAAAAGAATGGAAAGAATGGTTAAAAGACAGTAAGTATCAACCAATCGTAAACATTGAAAATCACGATACAATTGGAATGATTGCTTTGGATGCGCAAGGAAATCTTTCCGGAGCTTGTACTACGAGTGGCATGGCCTTTAAAATGCACGGCAGAGTAGGAGATTCACCAATTATTGGAGCGGGTTTATTTGTTGATAATGAGGTAGGTGCAGCAACGGCGACAGGCCATGGGGAAGAAGTAATCAGAATGGTTGGAACTCATTTGGTGGTTGAATTGATGCGACAAGGTAAAAACCCTCAACAAGCTTGTAAAGAAGCTGTTGAAAGAATTGTACAAATTACTAAAAAAAGAAATAAGAATTTAAAAGATATTCAGGTTGGTTTTATTGCTTTGAATAAAAAGGGAGAATATGGTTCGTATTGTATTCAGGACGGTTTTAATTATGCCGTTTATGATCAAAAAGGAAACCGTTTGGAAAAACCTGAATTTGCTTTAAAATAG